The stretch of DNA attattgaacataatgataataaaaaaaaatataacacaaataCGGTGTAATGTTATTTTTACATTTGTTGTGTCTTCTAGTTAAAACAAGATTACAAGAAGTGACTTTTAAGAGATGTTTGAGTTAGTGAAGTAGATAGATGCTCGATTTCTACAGCTAACATCTTTACGGGCAAGCATGTCGTACGAGACTTGTCTAGTACTATTTACTTTGCTAGCTTGGTTTGCAAATTTTGCGTTAGTCTAAGGATTTACCTAATGCAAACTAATCGGTAGCTACTGTGTGTTCCCGCTCATAAAAAAAGATTACACGAAATTGCATTATCTAGCTACTTTTATGATTAAACAGTTTATTTCTCACTACTTTATCCTTTTATATTGTGATTTTTGTGTTGATTTTACATATATAGAAATAGTTGACACTACAAATTTTATAATGATAcgttaaatataaattaaaagtgTACACATATGTTAATTCTTATAGAACAAAAGTAATTTAATAATGTGTTTTTTCTAACTATCTTAATTCAGACTTGACTATCAAGtttttagataaaataaattatgtatttatcaATAAAATATGATTCACTAAACTAGTATTAGTTGTTTCTTGAATTGTTGTTTTTGGAATAACTGGTAAAACTATCATTAAGTTGCCTTCAAATACAACAATCTTCTCATCAAATGGTTTTCAAATTTAGCTTACTTTTTGTAAGCTTCTATAAATGGCCTCAACTGCTAAATATTTGGTCAATTGGTGTTTCATCATATTTAATCAATTGTTATTTATGAAATAACTTAACAAAGACCGTTTTGTTTGAAATTGCACGATAAATTTCTTCATGTAAAAAGTCTTCTCAATGTATGTGCAATGTGAAATATACAATttcatttaaacatttaatagtACTACGATTTGATTCTAATTCATCAATCAACATAAAAAAAAAGTATTAGATCGAGTTTACTTGTCTCAATATATAAGGTTGAAGTTCAAGCTCAAGCTCGAGTCCATCGAATATTAATCTCGAGCTTGAGATTGAATCGAGAACGTATCGAATTATTCGAGCTCTTGCTTCAAATATCgatttatgttatattttaatCCTAAATATATAATACAAATATCTCATGAACTATTTGAATAGAGATATGTAAAATTCGAATTCAACTCGATAAAAAGTTTGAGAAAATCGAACTcgaattataatataaataacttACGacctatttaatatataatagaCATGTGTAAAATTCGAGTTCGACTCGATTTTTAATCTGATAAATTAATTTGGCTGAATTCGAGTTCCGTGAATTTCGAGTTTCGTGAATAATTTGATTCCTTTGCACATATTATATGTGtgtatttgtatttttttataaagaaaatattttaaacaaatttCCAAAACAGATGTAAAAGCCCTAGCACAACTTTTCGCAAGTCCAAATCCACATGAAGGCGGCTCTTCTTTAATTCAACGCCACACCTGTCTACCATTTTCTGGACCGTTGTTTTCCGAAAATTTCAACCTCTCTCTCAAAATCCGAGTGAAATCCACCCTGTGCAATTCGGAGACGGTGTTCAAATGGAAGCAGATAGAGTGGGGCTGATTTTGGATAGAACCCTAGAGTTGAAGTCCAAGATTACCAATTGCATTCACAAAAAGACTACCAGAGCGGTGAAAGAAGACGGAGGAGGTGTAACCAAAGTATCTAAAGCTGACCCGGATACCGAAAATCAAGAAGATGGCGACGAAGAAACAGAGAGTCTGCTCAACATTCGAGATGCTCTCGATTCCCTCGAAGGCCAGCTCTCTGCGCTGCAGGTTTCTTCTTCGATTTTTTTGAGAACCCGGAAGTCTGTCAATTGCTGACACTCTATTGATGCAAAAATTGTGTTTTAGAAAAACTAGACATTACCTTTTCATTTATTTGAAACCCCCCTTATCTTACTTTTTGCCACTTTCGAGCAAATATAGCTCCGTGCCTCATGTCTAACTTGTGATGATTCCCaataatttgattgaatttTACCTTTTAGTTTAAATGGTGACAATGGTTTAAAGGCTTGTTTCTGTGGTGATGATATTATGTCGACGCAAGTTGGAGACTAACTATTGATTTTTCATTTGCTACCTACTGAGAAATGGTAAACTGGTTATAATTTCATGTTGGCTTTGGATAGATCTAAGGAACCATAGTTTTGGAAGTGCATGGTCGCAGTCTAGCAGATATATGTGTGATTCCCTGAACCTAGGTGTAAGGCGTACGGGAACGTGCACGACTTATCAACATGAAGTGCAGTAAGGACTAAAACACTAGAATTTACATATTTGAAGAAAATTATGTCTTATGTCGACTTCAAAACTATTAGATGACAAAGGAATAATTATGACTTGACTTGTTGAAGAGGTTAATTGATTATTTACTTTGCATTTCATAACCTACGTACCTACTATCCTTACATGCGTGAGCCGTTTGTGACTTCAGAGCAGACCAAGACTCGTACTTCATGGCCAAGATGTGTGCTTCACTGAAGGGTTTGTGCCTTATCTTGCATGAACCTCTTTTTACCTTGAACCTATTCGCTAGGATTGAAACCTTGAAATAAAGGATGTAAGAAGCCTTTCTGGTGTATAAATGGAAGTTTTATTATTCTCTTGCATTTTATAATGTAGAGTTTTTGGCATTATTTGAGGATTGCTTAAGTAAATATTTCCATTATTTTCAAGTTGTAGGCCTCATGGAGGTTGCTTATTAAAATATGACAGAATGGTCAAAAGTAGATTCACGGGCATTCTTCTTCATCCTTCATTCCCCTTTTAAGCATTTGCAAGATCGTTGCTCAATGGGATATACTTTTGGGAAATTATCCCAAACTCTTGAGTCCACGAACCTTATTAAATTTCCCACTTAtggtttattttattattgtgcTTTGTTCTCATATCTCCTTGTAGTTCTTCCTTATATGGAAACTGTGGGATAGaggtaataagatttgaaacaTGTTAACAAGTTGCAATTGTTTTTTGTGATTTGGAAGCCGTTGTAATTTTTAGATGATAATAGAACAGACCATGGCCTTTTTGTTTTCAGAAGTATATGAAAGTTCTCTTTACTTCGTATTGGTTTTGGTTTTGCTTTTCTTGAGTGGCCACACAATGTATCAAGCTCTTAAAAAAAATGGATGAAAAAGCTATATTCTATTGGTTTACTTGCTTCTGCATTTGGAACTAAATGGCACTCTGTATAGAACCAATTCAGCGGTTCTTCATATCGGCATGTGAAACCATTTTAAAGTTCAGCCTACATGTTAATAGTTACTGTATGATCCATATGTAGTAAGTTTAGTAACAATGAAGTATCTCCTGggaaatttatttttgcaatTGTAACTTCAGACTGCTTGCCTTTGATGATTTTACGGCTTAGCTTCTTGCATCAGTGGACAAAATCTTTTACTTCTGTTTTGAAGGACCTTAGTTGAATCAATTGCCACTCTCATGGCTTGGAATTTGTCTAAGAATCGGCCTCCATGCCTCATCGAATAGTTAAACCAGACATTTCCATGGTAGTTGtgtgtacttgttatttctgcTTGACTTGATTTTCTAGTTATCAGAGTTTGCATTTAGCAAATCTACGTGTGCTTCTATTTTTTATtggtttaatttaattaatgcttTCTCAATtgaactggtgcccaatcatcCGGGGACCATTTGGTTCTTAGTATAACAAAATCTCTCTCCCCTCCTCCTCTCCTCTCTCCTTTTCGAGGTCAGACGGCTCCTTACTACTTGTTATTATGTGTGATAGGCACTACAGCAGCAGCAATGGTATGACAAAGAAGCAGCCTTGACTGAGATAGAGTACTGCCAGAAGAAGTTACTCAGAGAGCTGAAGGAATACAAAGGTAAGGATTTAGAAGTCATACACGAAGCTATTGCTTTTGCTAGTGAAACCGAAGATAACAACGATCTCCTCCTTCCCCCGTATCCGAGACATCCCTTTCGTTCCACTGTCTCTGATAAGGAGTATCTTCCATCCTTCCCTTCCACTCGCAAATTTTCTCCAAATGGAGCTGTCAACAACGGCCTTATTGATAGAGAACAGAGACAATCTAGATCAAGAAGACCATTGAAAGGTTTGAAGTTCTTGATTACTGCAACAGCCAAGACAATGCTTACAATTGTTGGAATGGTAACTATCTTGAGTCTGGCTGGTTTTCAGCCCAGACTGAAGAAACGGAATGACCCGCTGAAGCTTGTTGACTTGTTTCAGCTCCTAATCAACAATGAAGTACAAGAAACTATGGAGTGCCCTCCTGGGAAGGTCCCAATGTTTGAAAATGGGGAAACACGGTGTGTGGTGAAAGAGAGAATTGAAATTCCATTCGACTCCGGTGTTACGATCCCTGATGTGAAATACGGGTGTGGTTGATCTCGACTCAAAAACAAAGAAGATAAAATAGAACTGTAGCAGTATTGCCAATTTCATCATTCTGCTCTTTTTGTATATTCTATCTTCTTTTAATGTACATTACTGCATTCCTTGTGAAGATTCGACAGTGTCATAATTTTCTGTGAGCAAATCTAGGGatataaacgaaccaaaccgttcgtgagctattcgaagttCTATTCGAtaaagctcgtttgagttcgtttaatgaggctcgttaagataaacaaacaaaactcaagctttacagaattctgctcgttagctcgtgaacatgttcgttggtaagttcatgagtaatctgttagatgaaaaaataatagttttgatatttgatttattgattttgtatattatttatgaaatatatagaaaaatctattaaatttatttattataataaatttataaattttaataagaataatatatttttctctaaatatataatttattttttaattaatttaataaaaatttaaatctataattcatatttattaagtttgtttaggttcgataaaggcttgaataagctcgtgagccatgcatatattcgttaaataaagctcgagctcggctcgattataaatgaaccaagctcaaacattcaagagtttcGCTCGACTCGATTCGATTACATCTCTAAGCAAATCCAAGCTATTGGCGTCAAATGCAAAGTTTTGTTTTGCTTGCTAATTCTCATGTTACCGTCAACACCCGTCAAAATCCAAAGATTATCCGgatgtattttatttgatttcgTTCACCTCCAGGACAAATTATAATACTATCATGGAACGTAATCGTgattcatatatatatgtatagtgTAATATGTTGAGGTCTTCAATCAAAATAGTAAACATCATTAATTTTTTGGGAATACGGAGCCGCCATCCCCTACGGACCGCTGTCGGACAGCCCACAGGATTATAGCCGGTATTGGGAACATTGGACAAAAAGAACAGGCAAGTTGGCTCTTCTTTAACCCCA from Primulina tabacum isolate GXHZ01 chromosome 3, ASM2559414v2, whole genome shotgun sequence encodes:
- the LOC142538358 gene encoding uncharacterized protein LOC142538358, with protein sequence MEADRVGLILDRTLELKSKITNCIHKKTTRAVKEDGGGVTKVSKADPDTENQEDGDEETESLLNIRDALDSLEGQLSALQALQQQQWYDKEAALTEIEYCQKKLLRELKEYKGKDLEVIHEAIAFASETEDNNDLLLPPYPRHPFRSTVSDKEYLPSFPSTRKFSPNGAVNNGLIDREQRQSRSRRPLKGLKFLITATAKTMLTIVGMVTILSLAGFQPRLKKRNDPLKLVDLFQLLINNEVQETMECPPGKVPMFENGETRCVVKERIEIPFDSGVTIPDVKYGCGSSPSSIFSAKKHLQLQSSNLSWFKMDDSWQRHLYCRTPKISRRCMEKKHGVEVRAFTEEQEVLVTKSWKVMKKNAGELGLKFFLRIFEIAPSAKKLFRFLKNSDVPLEQNPKLKPHAITVFVMTCESAVQLRKAGKPVVKDSSLKDLGSTHFTYGVVDEHFEVTKFALLETIKEAVPEMWSPEMKNAWAEAYDQLVDAIKAEMKPTSAFSN